In Bacteroides coprosuis DSM 18011, the following are encoded in one genomic region:
- a CDS encoding hypothetical protein (KEGG: bfs:BF1239 hypothetical protein~SPTR: TraI;~IMG reference gene:2504107833) has translation MKKIRIKTILLFIVIAFFTKNAQAQFAVIDPSNIAQSILNTTKELAQTSRTVSNTLDTFKETKKVYEQGKQYYDALKSVNHLVKDARKVQKTLLLLGEITDIYVNNFQLMLSDKNFRADELTAIAHGYAMLLDESADILAELKNIVNINGLSMSDAERMDRIDKAYDSISNYRNLVSYYTRKNISVSYLRSKKINDTERVVALYGSANDKYW, from the coding sequence ATGAAAAAAATAAGAATTAAAACAATCCTGCTATTCATTGTCATTGCTTTTTTCACAAAAAATGCACAAGCACAATTTGCAGTAATAGACCCCAGTAATATTGCCCAAAGCATTTTAAATACAACCAAAGAGTTAGCTCAAACCTCAAGAACTGTGAGCAATACATTAGACACCTTTAAAGAAACAAAAAAGGTGTATGAACAAGGCAAACAATATTATGATGCTTTAAAGTCAGTCAATCACCTGGTTAAAGATGCAAGAAAAGTACAAAAGACTTTATTGCTCTTAGGTGAGATTACAGATATCTATGTCAACAATTTTCAGCTGATGCTATCAGACAAAAACTTTAGAGCAGACGAGCTAACGGCAATTGCTCATGGTTATGCCATGCTATTGGATGAAAGTGCAGATATACTGGCCGAGCTAAAAAACATCGTCAACATCAATGGACTCTCCATGAGTGATGCAGAAAGAATGGATCGGATAGACAAAGCCTATGATTCCATAAGCAATTATAGAAATCTGGTATCTTATTATACACGTAAGAATATTTCAGTTTCCTACTTGCGTTCAAAGAAAATTAATGACACAGAGCGTGTCGTAGCACTTTACGGGAGTGCAAATGATAAATACTGGTAA